In a single window of the Necator americanus strain Aroian chromosome X, whole genome shotgun sequence genome:
- a CDS encoding hypothetical protein (NECATOR_CHRX.G21655.T2) has translation MDERVVLNVGGVRHETYQATLKKIPATRLSRLTPSLANFDPLLNEYFFDRHPAVFAQVLNYYRTGKLHYPTDVCGPLFEEELQYWGLDASDTEPCCWMQLLHAKDTQETLAVLDRMDVEREDDPQLREQDTMKKFGWEEDYFQGKRTKWMYYKPRIWALFDEPYSSRSAKIIAGISVCFIFVSILSFCLKTHPSFRIPVIETTNMTYHGRSIVGVSRQTTEPHVAFGQVELICNIWFTLEIIIRFIFCPSKWGFLKSPLNNIDLVATLSFYADAIFIRLLEDAPKDVVEFLSMIRIFRLFKLTQHHRGLQILIHTFRASAKELILLVFFLILGIVIFAALVYYAEKMEVNPDNQFQSIPLGLWWAICTMTTVGYGDMTPHTSFGRLVGSLCAVMGVLTIALPVPTEPGPGLSP, from the exons ATGGACGAAAGAGTCGTGCTGAATGTCGGAGGTGTACGACATGAAACATATCAGGCTACGCTTAAGAAAATTCCAGCCACTCGACTTAGCCG tttGACGCCTTCGCTCGCGAATTTCGATCCTCTCTTAAACGAGTATTTTTTTGATAGGCATCCAGCCGTCTTTGCACAG gtacTTAATTATTATCGAACGGGTAAACTACATTATCCAACGGATGTTTGTGGTCCATTATTTGAAGAAGAACTTCAATACTGGGGTCTGGACGCTAGTGATACAGAGCCATGTTGTTGGATGCAACTACTGCACGCAAa AGACACCCAGGAAACATTGGCTGTGCTCGATCGAATGGATGTTGAAAGAGAAGATGATCCACAACTTAGAGAGCAAGATACAATGAAAAAGTTCGGATGGGAAGAGGATTACTTTCAG GGGAAACGCACAAAATGGATGTATTATAAACCTAGGATATGGGCATTATTCGATGAACCGTATTCATCACGATCGGCAAAG ATTATTGCTGGAATTTCTGTATGCTTTATATTCGTATCGATTCTATCGTTTTGCCTTAAAACTCATCCGAGTTTTCGTATACCAGTTATTGAAACAACAAATATGACGTATCATGGTCGGTCTATTGTTGGTGTTAGCCGACAAACAACCGAACCACATGTCGCTTTTGGACAG GTGGAGCTCATTTGTAATATTTGGTTTACATTAGAGATTATTATACGATTCATATTCTGTCCTTCAAAATGGGGATTTCTCAAATCACCGCTCAATAATATTGATCTG GTAGCAACGTTGTCATTTTATGCTGATGCTATTTTTATTCGACTTTTGGAAGATGCCCCAAAAGATGTCGTGGAGTTCCTTTCAATGATTAg gattttccgTTTGTTTAAGCTAACTCAACATCATAGAGGTCTTCAAATTCTAATTCATACGTTTCGTGCTAGTGCTAAAGAATTGATTTTACTG gtatTCTTTCTTATACTTGGCATTGTTATATTTGCTGCTCTCGTCTATTATGCTGAGAAAATGGAAGTAAATCCAGACAATCAGTTCCAGTCAATTCCGTTGGGCTTGTGGTGGGCGATATGCACCATGACCact GTCGGCTATGGTGATATGACTCCTCACACGTCATTTGGACGACTTGTTGGTTCACTTTGTGCTGTAATGGGTGTCTTAACTATAGCACTTCCAGTACct